GCCTGTTGACATTACTCAAGCAAAGCAAAGAGCTGCGTCTCAGTTTCCTGGCCGCCTTCTCCTCCCGCAACGACATGGTGATCATCGGCCTGTTTCTCATGACGTGGTTCATCTATTTCAGTGACATGCTGCCGGATGTCAGCAGCAACCAGGCCGCCGGGCGGGCCGGATTCGTCATTGGCTTCATCGGTCTCGTGGTCCTGGTCTCCATCCCCGTCTGGGGTCACATTACCGAACGCTACGGCCCGATCCGCTCCGTCCTGATGGGACTGCTCCTGTCGGGAGTGGGCTTTTTGACCTTCGGCCTGATCATCAACCCCTTGAGCTGGTGGTCCCTGGTCCCGGCCCTGCTGGTCGGTCTGGGTCAGGCCGGCTGCATCCTGGCCCCACAAATCCTGGTGATGGATCATGCCGAAGAAGAGATCAGCGGCTCGGTGATGGGGGCCTTCAATACCGCCGGCTGTATCGGCATCGTTTTTTTTCTGCAGGTCGGCGGCATTCTGTTCGACTGGGTCGGCCCTACCGCCCCCTTCCTGTTCACCGGATTGTCCAACCTGCTCATCACTTTATACGGAGCGGCAAATTTTTTGCATACCGGAATCGCCACCTCCGACCAACTGGAGTGAACCGTCCCGGTCGCAGCCGCATCCGCCAGGCCGCCGCCGCAGGAGATGTCGGGGGTGCGCAAAACTCCTGGAGATTTCCAACACATGTGGATAGACTTCCAGGAGATGGTGTGTTTCGGGTTGTCTGGCCAGTTCCATGAACAAAGCCTGGAATCCGGCGGCAGCACGACTCGGGTGAATTGTTGGCGCTTATTTTCAATGGGAAAAATCGGATCATGCCGAGCATCATAATCGGATTGGTGGCCATCTCGCTTGGCCTGTGGGGGTTGTCTGCCTGGTGGTGGTCCATGGTCGAATTTTTGCGGGGCGTGGTGCCGCTCTTCCTGGTCATGTTCGGCTTCATTGCCCTGGGAGCCGGTGTGACCCGCATGCGGGAGGTCAGTTCACATCCTGCCCGGGAGAAGGATGCAGATACGGAAGAGCTGCGTGACCCCCCGTCATCATCCAAGCCGATGAGTGGACTGGAATGACACCAGAGCAGGATCCGAATTGCGGACGTGGCTTCCTGAAGTATCTTTTTCTCGTGGGAGGAGCGTCCATCATTCTTTTGGCCGCAACCTTCTGGTGGGGCCGGTTCACCCCGGGCGATGCCAGAGCGGCCCGTCAAAAGTTTGCCGCTGAACGGAATGCCGCACTCCCGGGACAGGGTGGCCGCCTCGCCCCCGGTGGACAGACCGGGCCGGTCGCCGTGCCCGTTGCCGCCACGGTCCCCCTGGACACACCAGGCACCCAACTTGACCCGTTGCCGAATGGTTCCACCGGAACCCCGACCCGCTTTGCAGCCGTGTCGCGACTCCTGCTGCCCAGTGTGGTCAATGTCAGTGCCACCAATGTCCGGGGAGCAGAGATCAATCCCGCACCCGCCAATGGCACCCGGGACACCCCTCCGCCCGGTCCCGGCGGCACCAGCCCCGCTCCCACCCCTCCCCAATCGCCGGCCCTGCAATATGCCGATCCTTTCAGCGGCGTCACGACCGAAAGTATCGGCTCCGGCGTCGTGGTCACGGCGGATGGTTATATTCTCTCCAATTATCATGTCGTTGAAAAATCGAAACATGTCTTCGTCACCGTGTTCAACGCCCAGGGCAGCAGCCAGGTCGTGCCCGCCGAAATCGTCACCCTGGATGCCCGCCGTGACCTCTCCCTGCTCAAGGTCGATATCGAGACGCCCCTGCAACCGGCGGCGTTCGGTGACAGTTCGCGCATCAATGTGGGTGATCCGGTCATTGCCATCGGCAGCCCGTTTGGTCTCGACCAGACCGTGAGCCAGGGCATCATCTCCGGCAAGCGCAAGGCGATCAACATCGGGGGCGTCATGCATCGGGGACTGATCCAGACCGATGCCGCCATCAATCGCGGCAACTCGGGCGGCCCCCTGGTCGATGGCACCGGGTATGTCATCGGCATCAATACGGCCATTTACACCACGACCAACGCCTTTGCCGGTGTCGGCTTTGCCGTCCCCTCGAACACGGCCCGGGAGTTTCTGGAAGAGACGCTGCAACTGCCAACCATCACCCCCAATCTTGGCAGATTCATCGGCCTGGGTGGTGGCACACATGTGGCCGCCCGACCACCCCCCCCCATCCTGGCCAATGCCGCCCCCCCCCATGAGGATCGGGGGCCTTGCGCCAATTGCCATCAAATATTGCCAGCACCTCCTGGTGCCCTGCCGGCGGCCTTCAACCAGCCTGGCCCCCCGGGTGCGGATGGCGGCTGGCACCGCAACCGGGCCGATGCCTGGTACATGTTCGATCCGAGTGGGGCCGTTGGCCTGAATCCCGCCATGGTCAATTCCGCCGGTGCGCAAAATGGCATGAAAATGGCATCACCCCCTGCCAGTGCCGTAGCTCCCGGTACAGGCACGTCAGCACCCCCAGAGGATGAAGCACTTGCCGGTCAGCAGATCAATACCCTGTTCGGCATGACCGTCACCCTCCTGGATGCCCAGAAGGCCGGCCAACAAAACATTTCGCTGCCCAAGGGAGCCATGATCGAGACCGTATCGCCCGGCTCGCTGGCTGCGCAGGCCGGCCTGCAACCGGGGGATGTCATTCACAAGGTGGAAGGTCGGTGGGTGGAAAATCTGAGTGTGCTGGCAAAAAGATTACTGAATTCCAATCCGGGTGATGAGGTGCGCCTCGCGGTCGCCAATGGCGGACAACGACGCCCCGTCTACATGCGGATTCCACCGCGTGACACCATGATCAATCTGGGCAACCAGGCCCAGGCCCAGGCCCAGGCCCAGGCTGTGGCCCTGACCGGTTTGACGGCACCCGTCGGACCCGGGCAATGGGGCCAGGCAACCCAGCCCATGCAGGCCCAACCCATGCTGGATATAACCCCGGTGCTGACGCCAGGCAATGGTCCCGCAGCACCGGGAAACAAACCAGCCCGGACCCCGGCCAAGCCCCCCGTTCCGGCGGAATTCGAATGGATGGGCATGGAAATGGCCCCCACCAAACCGGGGGTACAAGGGGCACGCGGCGGGTCCATCAGCGAAGTGACGGCTGGTTCGCCGGCAGCACGTGCGGGACTGCACGTGGGCGATGTCATCCTCGCCATCAACGGAATCCCTGTTCCCGACGGTGCCGCACTGGATCAGGCCATCAAAGCGGCAGCCGGACGACAGTGGACCCTGCTTGAAGTGGAACGAAATGGAACAAGGATGTTTTCCAAGATTCAATAAAGTTCCGGAAACATCCGGTGCCTGCATGCCGAATCCCCCTGGCGGAAGAGGGGGACTTGGCATGGCCGGAACAGGAAACCGGCGGCGGGCGTGACAGACGCGAAAAATTACGGTCAAATCAGTCAACGGATTCTGGTAAAGTGAATCCATCGCCGGAATCGGTATCCAGAAGCTCCAAAGATGCGGTGCAATCGGTTCAGCCATGTCGGAAAATGTCACCAGAATGGATAAAGAGCGCTCCCGTTCAGCCCGTTTGCGTGGCATCGCGGCCTTTCGTTCCGCAGCCAAGGAGTTGGCCGAGTTGACCCGTCAACGCCGGGAAGGAATGCAGAAAGCCACCGAGGTCGCGGTTGCAGCGGCCTTGCATGTTTCGCCTGTTCCGTCTATCGTCGCATCCGTTTCAACCCCCGAATTGGCCATGCCGGCGGTAACATCCTTTGCTGACCCAGGCCAGGTGCCACCCCCAACCAGGGAGCATGATGGCCGGCCAGCAGTCAAGGCAACTTCCATGGTACCTGCGGTCATGATGACATCCACAATACCGGAAGGAAGCACAGGAATGGCATCCGAGAGGCGGGACGCTCCTCAACCGGAACGAGGCTCAATTCCGGCGTCCGCCAGGCAAGAAACCTTCCAACCGGAAATAAGCCCAACCCCGATGTCTGCCAGGCAAGAGACCCCCCAACCGGAACAAGGCTCGGTCCCGACGTCCGCCAGACAAGAGACACCCCAACCGGAAATAAGCCCAACCCCGACGTCCGCCAGACAAGAGGCCCCACAACCGGAAATAAGCCCAGCCCCGACGTCCGCCAGACAAGAGGCCCCACAACCGGAAATAAGCCCAGCCCCGACGTCCGCCAGACAAGAGGCCCCACAACCGGAAATAAGCCCAACCCCGACGTCCGCCAGACAAGAGGCCCCACAACCGGAAATAAGCCCAGCCCCGACGTCCGCCAGACAAGAGGCCCCACAACCGGAAATAAGCCCAGCCCCGACGTCCGCCAGACAAGAGACACCCCAACCGGAGCAAGGCTCAACCCCGGTGTTCACCAGGCAAGAAATTCCTCAACCGGAAAAAAGCCCGGGAGCGGTGTCTGCAAGGCAAGGTACTTCTCAGAAGGTGGCGGAAATTGATCTGCCCCTTGCGGCCGGTCCTGTTTCCCTGGGAGAGGTGGCCGATATTGTTCTGCCATTGCCCGGGGAAAGGGTTTCTGCACCTTCCCAACCCGACTTGAAACAACCCGTCAAGACATTGACCGAAAAACCGCCCCGCAAGCCAACAGCGGACCCCTCCATCATCGAAGAGGCAACGCACCCTGTCCTGTTGGCCCTGATGGGAAAAAAAACCGGGCGCAACCGGGCAGGCAAGACTTCGACCCCGGTCACCCCCCCCCCGGTCACAGCTCCGAACGACACGGTCGCGACGACCCCTGCCACACTGGCTGAACAGGCCCATCAGGTCGCCAAAAGGGCAGGCGCGGACAAGGAACGCAACCTGCCCGATCCAGCCCGACTGCGACACCAGGCGGAAACCTGGACGACGCACCCCGAAACGGCTGGCTCTTCATGGGCAAAACCGGAGTCGGTCGCCGTCCCCGTCCGGAAAGGGCGCCGTGCCTCCCCTCCTGCCCAAACAGTACCCTGGTCTTCCTCGACATCAGGCATTGTGCTGCTGAGTGAATCGCAGCCACCTGCGTCCAGTGACCGGGGCAAAGAGGCATCGGCAGCAACGCCGCACCCCTCGGACACGACCGATCTCATTTCGAGACGCTCCACCCGGCAAATGATCGGCCTGGATGTCTGGAAAGGCAGCGCCTCGGGCGTGGCCGTCCTCTCCATGCCGGACTCGGCTCTCGCACCAGCCAACACCCAGGCAGCAAAAAACGGTTCCACCCCCTGGGTGGCAGCGGTCGGCGCTGCGGATGCCCAGGTTGGCAAAACCGGCCTGGCTTCCCGGTCGGCGTCAGCCGACACGACGCCTGCCCAGGTTGACAAACCGGGTCCGATCCCCTGGTCGGCAACGCCCTGCCCAATGCCTGCCCAGGTTGACAGGCCAGGCCCGGCTCCCCGGCCAGCGATGGATGCCGGGATTGACAAACCGGGTCCGGCATCCAGGAAAGCGACAGCGGCCAGGATTGACAAACCGGATCCGGCATCCAGGCCAGCAACGGAGGCCAGGATTGACAAACCGGGTCCGACTCCCTGGACAGCAGCAGGTGCCGAAGTGGACAAGCCAGGTCCGGTTCTCTGGTCGGCGACAGCCAGCATGACCGATATCCAGGCTGAAAATCCCGGTTTGGCTCCCTGGTTGGTGTATGCCGGACAGGTGCATGCCGCCCGCCGCAAAAGACGTGTGCCGGCCAGCACGATCGCGGCCATGGTCGGCAGCCGGATTCCCGCCCCGGCAGATGCCAAGCCGCCTCTGGATAAGACCCAGGTTGGGGTGAACGGTGCCATGCCACCGGAAAAGACCCAGGTTCGGGAAACCGGTGCCATGCCCGCCACACTACGGGCGACAACACCCTGGTCAGTCATCGCCGCCTCTCCGACAGGGAGTACATCCCCTGCGACAGCCGGTGTCCCGCAACCTGCACCTGCAAACGATCTTGCGCTCCCGCGCCAGCAAAAAAAAGGGCTGCCAGCCGCTCTCGCCCGGACAACCCCGGAACAGGCACCTGTGACGCCGGTATCCGTGACGTCGGCACCCGAGTTGAACGCCGTGCGCACTGCGTCGGGACCCTGGTGGCCCGGCAAACCGGGACAGAGTGCCGCTCCTTCTTCCGACCAGCAGGTCCCGTTTCAGGCTGCTGCACAAGCAGAACCTGAAGAACAGAACAAGGAGACGGAACCAGCCGTTGAGACAATGACCCTCAACAAGGCAATACCCGTCACCGGCAAAGGCAGGCCTGACTTTGTCGATCTGGTCAATCATCTGCAATGGCACGTTCCCCAACTCTCCCCCGTCGCGGCAGACCCTGTGCCCCCCCCATCCGCCGAGGCGGATGCAGGGTTGTCGGCCTGGGGTGCGCTCGTGGCCCAGTTCGGAACCCGACGTGGTGAAGTCAAGTACGGCTTCTGCCCCCTGCCGGTCGTTGCGGTCGGCGGCGCTTCGGACCCGCTCCCGGAAGCGACAGCCCAGGAAGAGGAACCGGTGCCCCCTGCGGGCATTCCCTGGCGGAAATCCCGCCTGGAACCTGCCGGACTGGTCAGCCAGGCGACCACGGATGCGGTACAACCGACAATCCGGGAATTGGTCGATACCCGGGATGGCCACCCCGCCGGCCCGAAGAAAGACTCACCGGCAAAAGAGACCCAACAAAACGCCCTGCCGGAAGAGACCAAAACAGGCACCCCGGCAGAAAATGTGCAGAAGGATTCCACGCCGGAAGCAGCGCAGAAGGATTCCACGCCGGAAGCGGCCAGGAATCATGACACGGCCCATGAAACCGGGAAAAACGTCCCGGCACAAGAGGCCATGCAGGATTCCACACCAAAGGCGTCCCACAATGAGTCTGGATCATCCGCACAGCCGGAATCCCCCGAGACCCCGTTGACGGCCTCCTATCATAAACGGAGTACGACGCCCCGGATTCCCAACTCGGTCCGGGAACTGGGCGGCTTTGTCGGCCACCACCCCCTTGGCCAATCGATCTGGGGCCTGGTTTCTAAAAAAACTTTCTGGAAACATCGTTTTGCAGAGACAGCAGTGCAGGAGATCAAACGCCGGGAAAACTCCTTCAAGGGACCGAAGGTTCCCTTTTTCACCCATGGCTGGCCCACCATCTACTCGACCGATGTTCTCTCCGGGCCGTTCGGCGTTCTCTGGAACGAACACGCCGCGCCAGGAGTCTCCGCCATGACCATTGGACTGCCCGCCACCGGGCAGTTCATGCCGGCAAAAAAAACGGAACATCATCCCCTTGCCATGCCGAAGTTTCACGTGGAAGGCATTCTGGATATTCTGGGACAACCCGTATTCCAATCCCAATCCTGGACCTCGGGGCGGCGTACTTCTCCAGGTCGGTTCATCGCCTATCCACCCCCCGTTCCCGGCAGAAGAACCAAGGCAAGAAGTGACTGGTGGAAAACAATCAGCCAGGGAGATTCACACAGGAGTTTTTTTCAAAACGCCCACTCCCCGGCACCCGCGTCAACCACCCCTGAAATGGCCACTGCGGACAACACGACTGAAAAGGAAAAAATCGCCGCTTCCGACCGTGCGTGGCAGCAATTGGCAGGACCAGCGGAAATTCAGAATCTGAAAGAGTTTTTCGCCGGCTTGCGCACCACCACACAAAAGCCGTTCGAGAATGATTTTTTGTCAGCGACAAAGCTTGATTTGAAAATGGAATCGACGCATAGTACGCCCTCAGGATACGGGAAGGATGTCGTTGACGATAGAAATCTGCCTTCTTCCCCGGTCCCTGTGATTCAATTTATCGAGGACAGACTTGTGCCGGTAATAACTTTGGAACCAGAGAGTGGTGCCCAGGTGGAGCGTACCCCGGAAAAAATCGGATCTGCGCCCGACAGCAGCACAAGAACGGTCGAAAAATCCCGACCGCAGGCAGCCGTGGATCCTGTGCCCATGCCGACAGATCCGGTCGCCCCGGTCGTCGTGATTCCGGTCGCTTCGGTACCGGTCGCCCCTGCCGCATCGGTCGCTGCGGCTCCGGTCGCTCCTGCCGCACAAGTCGTCATGGTTCCGGTCGCTCCTGTCGCACCGGACACCGTGGTTTCTGCCGTACCGGTTGTCATGGCTCCGGTCACCTCTGCCGCACCAATCGCCATAGTCCCCGCCACCATGACATCCCCGGCTCCGGTGCCCAGTATGGACGAAATCGTGCATGACAAAGCCGGGGCACAAGCCAAGGCAGAACCTTTTGCCACGGTCAAACAGGTACCTATCGGTGATGACGTGAACAACATGTCAGAAATACAGGCTGGAACAACCCGCCCCGTCGAACCAGTATCCATCAGGCAGGAATCAGCCAACGCCCTGGATCTGGATGAAATGGAAACCGTACAAGCCCCTGCCGTTAGAACAACACCGCAATCCAACAGGCAGGAATCAACCAGCAGTCTGGATCTGGATGAAATGGGAACCGTACAAGCCCCTGCCGCCAAGGCGGTACCGCCCAAAGCTGCCCGGCAGCAAACCGCCCGGAAGCCGTCTGATGCCATCCCGGTCGAAGACCTGGCCACCGGGTTTGCCAACCTCATGGGAGATGGCGTGGAAGGTGTCGTCAAAGGGGCGTCGTGGCTGGTGGGAAAAGTGCAGAAAGTCAGGTCTGGTGAGAAAGTCAGGTCTGGTGTGGGAAAAACTCATTGATCTCAAAGTTCCCGGCCAACAGGGAGTGTCCAACCTCCAGGAACGACAACAAACCCTGTTGACAAAGCAGAATACGCCGTGTGCGAACGGATATGTTTGATGTCTGGGAAAAGTCTGGTGACGAGGAGAGGCTATGCAAGCCCAGAAAAACAGTGACAAACAGCTTTTTGTAGGCATTGACCTGGGAACGTCCAGAACGTCCGTCATGTCCCGCCGTGGAGTCAAGACCATGGTGCGCTCGGTCGTGGGCTATCCCAAAGACATCATCGGGGTCAAGATTCTGAACAGTACGGTCGTGATCGGTCAGGAAGCCCTGGACAATCACCCCTACCTCAGCCTGCACTTTCCGCTGGCCGACGGGGTGCTGAAAGAAACCTCGGAAAAAGATGAACAGGCCGCACGCGAACTGCTGCGCCACGTCGTCAACTGCGCCGAACCCCAGGCCGACGAACGGGTCTTCGGCGTCCTCGGCGTGCCGGCCCGGGCCTCCCTGTTCAACAAGAGCCAGTTGTTGAAAATCACCGAAGAGACCATGGCCATGGCCATGGTGGTCTCCGAACCGTTCATGGTCGCCTACGGCCTGGACAAGCTCAACAACTCCCTGATCATCGACATCGGGGCCGGCACCACCGACATCTGCGCCATGAAAGGCACCGTCCCCAGCCACAGCGACCAAGTGACCCTGCTCAAGGGCGGCAATTATGTGGACGAAGTCTTCTCCCACGCGGTGGCCGAATCCTACCCCGATGTGCAGATGACCCGCTTCCTGGCCCAGAAAATCAAGGACAAATACGGCTTCGTCGGCGAACCGACCCAGGAAGTCGTCGTCTCCCTGCGCAGCAACGGCAAACCCCTGCTGCACGATGTGACCCGCGAGTTGCGCTTCGCCTGCGAAACCATCATTCCGGATATCCTGGAAAGCCTGGAAACCCTGGTGGCCGGCTTCGACCCGGAAGATCAGGCCGAAGCCCTGAACAACATCATCCTGGCCGGCGGCGGCTGCAACATGATCGGCCTCGATGTCGCCCTGGCCGAAGGGTTGAAGGATTATGGCAAGGTCCACGTCACCCGGGTGGCCGACCCGGATTTCGCCGGTGCCGCCGGTGCCCTGAAACTGGCCACCGAACTGCCCACCGAATACTGGAATCAGGTGGGTGACGTGATCGGCGGTTGATGACGCCCCGAGAACAAACCGGACAGAGTCACTGGAAATGTCCATGCAACATGCACCACGGCCTGAAGGCATTGTTTCGCATATCATGGCAGGCATGAGTTACCTGGGAATCCTGGCCCTGATACCGGTGGTCGTGGGCAGAAGAGATCCATTCGTCATCTTCCATGCCCGCCAGGGTATCGTGCTGTGGATCCTGGAAGTGCTGGCCGTCTACAGTCTGGCCCTGCCCGTCATCGGCAAGCTGATGTTCCAGTTTGTCAGCGTGCTGTGCTTTGTCATCTCGGTCTTTGGCCTGTTGATGGTTTTTTTGGGAAAAACGTGGCGGATACCAGGTATTGGAGCGGTTGCTGATCACCTGTAGGGAATCAATTCCCGGTCCGGTGACGGTCATGAATGGAGGTTTTTTGTGTTCAGGATGATCCTGACTCTGCTCGTGACCTTGTTTCTGCTGATCTTTTCATCGCAAAACATGCATGAAGTCACAGTGCGGTTTGTGTTTGGGGAACCGGTGGAGATGCCCCTGATCGTGGCCATCGCCGGAGCGTTCATTCTGGGTTTTGCCGTGGCGGTCTTCACCTTCCTGGTACGCACGGGTACCCGAGGCAAAGGTGATGACGGATCTTTCTAGGAGTCAATCATGCCGACTGAAATGGTGATACTGAAACTTGAAGGGACCGTACAGGCTTCCCAGGTGGCCGGACTGGCAGGACAGACCTTCACCGTCGGGAAGGTGACCTCGACCGGAACCGGAATCCATAAATGGTTGTTCCTCAACCCCGTGCCAGGCAGCGACAGCACGGCCGTCGCCCTGAAAATCGAGGGCACCCAGCAAATCGCCAAAATTTCCGCCTTGAGTGGCAAGACGGTCGTGGTCGGCAAGTCGCCAGTCGTGATCGGTGGCCTGCACAATCTGCTGGTCCTCCATCCAGCCGGAGCCGCCGCCACCCCCGCCGTGGCCGCCACCATGCCTGCCGCCAAAGTCGCCGCCAATTCCCAGATGGTCATGCTGAAACTCGATGGCACGGCCCAGGCCGGACAAATCCCCATACTCACCGGCAAGACCTTCACCGTGGTGGATCCCCCCATCATGGGTGCCCAGGCCCAAAAATGGCTGTTCTTGAAACCAACTGCGGCCTCCGGTCTGGCCGACCAGGGACTGATCGCCCTCAAGGTACAGCATGGGGGAACCACAACCATGCCGCATCTCGTCGGCAAAACCGTCCTGCTGGGTAAATCGCCCATGATCGCCGGCGGTGCGGGCAAGTGGATCATGCTCTCCCCGGTCGCCACGGGAGGAACCGCATCCGGTGTCACCCCCCTGACCGTGGCCCATACCCAACCCGCTCTCGGCCCCGCCCAATCCACCCCCGTCATGCAAACCGTGGCCGCCACCAAAACCACGACCACCCTGTCACCCGTGGATGTGGCCGCCAATTCGACCGCTGCCACCTCGGCCACTGCCGTCGCCGCCAAAAGTGCCGGTGCCACGGCCATTGCCGTGGGCAGCACCAGCCTGGGCCTGAGCCTGGCCGCCTGGGGAGCCGCCCTCCTGATCACCGCCGCCGTGGGCGTGGGGGTCTACAATTACATGTCCAGAAAAAAAGCCCTTGCACAACAGCAGGATCAGGATATGGAAGAGGCCCTTGCAGAAGATGCCACGGCTGAACTGAGCCTGGAAGGTGCTTGATTGCGGTATGCAAACAGCAACAGGAACAGGATCGCGAAAAAGACACGGCTGAACTGAGTCCGGAAGGTGCTTGATTGCGGTATTCAAAATGCGTCGTCTGCAATGAAATGGTTGGCTGGGCCGGATTGCTCGTCAATCTGGTCCTGTCGGTCTTGAAGCTGTTCATCGGCGTCTTGTCGGGTTCCCACGCCCTGGTAGCAGGGTCGCTCTACTCCGGCAAGGACGTGGTGACCTCCGTTTTGATCATCGTCGGCCTGAAGGTTTCCAAAAAACCTCTCGACGAAAAGCACCCGTTCGGCCACGGCAAGGTGGAGTTTCTGTTTTCCCTCGCCGTCGGCATGGTGATGATCCTGACAACCGCCTGGCTCCTGTTCAACGTGGCCACGGTCCTGCTGGAAGGGGATCACCGTCCCCCCCATCTGATCGCCCTGTGGGTGGCTGTCCTGTCAATCCTGGTCAACCTGTTTTTTCTCGGCTACTCCCGGTGCGTGGCCTTTGAAATCAACAGTCCCATCGTGCGAACTTTGAGCAAACACCACCACTCCGATATCGTCTCCTCCGGGGCCATCGCCTTCGGCATCATCGGCTCCCATTATCTGGGGTTGCCCTGGCTGGACAGTCTGGTGGCCGTGGGCGAAGCGGTGGACCTCCTGAAACTGGGCGGCGAGGTATTCTGGGACGCCTACCAGGGTTTGATGGATATTGCCGGACCGAAAAATGTGGAAGATGACATTCGCCGCCGGGCCAACAGCATCAAGGGGGTCGTCCTGGTCCAGACCCTGCGCAGCCGGCGCGTGGGCCAGGAACTCTACGTGTCGATGGTGATCGGCGTGGACCCGGAAATGGAAATCGGCCAGGCCAAACAGGTGGCCAAACGGGTGGAAGAGGAAATCACCGAGTCCATCCCCCATTTGGGCGACATCAATGTCCATTTCAGTTCGCCGCCCGGTTCCGTACCCGAATTCAGGGAAATCAAAAAAGAGATGGATCATCTGGCCACCCTGGTCAAGACCGGGGTGATCCAGGATCTTCCCGCCGAACCGTGATCTAAAGGCAGGTGGCCACCCGCAATCATGAGCCGCGACAAGCAAGACAAACGCACCCCACCCTTCTGCCGCCAGGGATGGAAACTCCCCCTGGTGGTTTTGACGGTCTCCTGCATGGGCACCTTTGCCTGGGCCTTGCACCTGGTCTGGGAACATCGGAGTGACCTGGGCGGCGTCAATTATATCTATGCCTTGCAGGATCAGATCGGGCTGCCCAAGCCGGCCCTGCCCGCCACACCAGGCGGCAAGGGACCCCCGGCAGCCGTCCAGGGTGTGATCCCCCCGCCGGTCGTGGGTCCGGCAGGCACCCCTGCCCCCAACCTGAATCCGGCCCCAACCACGGGCAACCGGGCTGGACTCTCCCCGGGCATGAATCCTCTCCCGGCCCCGGGCAACCAGGGTGTCGCCGCCCCGGGAGTCCAGGCAGGCGCACGCACCATGCCAGGACAACCGGGCACCATCGGTATGACCCAGCCCGTGGCAGCCACCAATCCCCAGGCAGCGATACGCACCGCCCTGGTCAGTATTGCCGGCTATCGGGATACAGGTGACAAGGCACCGGGTGAGCTGGTCGGATCGGGGGTCCTGATTGGTGGTGAAGGCTACGTGGCCACGGCTGCCCACCTGATCGAAGGGTGGAAGCAGTTGCGGGTCCTGGTCGCCACCCCCACCGGACCCAGGGAATATCCCGCCCGCCCCATGAAAATCGTCGCCGAACACAATCTGGCCGTCGTCAAGCTCTCGTCCACGGAACTGTTTCCCTATCTGCCACCGGTCGATTTCAGCATGGTCCCCCCCGGCACCCGGGTCGTCGCCTGGGGCAACGACCGGGCCGGCAGCGTGATCGCCCAGAGTGGCCTGGTGGCCGGGACTCCGACCACCGTCACCATCGGCAAACGCACCTATGCCGGTCTGATCCCCACCGACGGCCTGCTCTACCACTGGGCACAGAGCGGCGGTCCCCTGCTCGACGAGCAGTTTCGCCTGGTCGGCATCGACATGATCTTCAAGGATGGCAACGATAACATTCGCGGCTTTTTTGTGCCGGCAGCCCTGCTGCGGGCGCATTTTCGCGATGTGCTTTCCTTCCCGACCACCTCGGGCGGCACAACCGGCAACAACGGCAGCGTCACGCCCGGAGGCAATCCGTCCCTGAACACCTGGAATGGCGGCTCACCCCAGCCAGGCACCGGTTTCCCGCCCCCGGCCATGCAGACCGTGGCCGCTGTCGTTCCGGCTCCGGCACCGGCTGCCCCTGCCCCTCCCTCCCTTGCCCCACGGCGTCC
Above is a genomic segment from Magnetococcales bacterium containing:
- a CDS encoding trypsin-like peptidase domain-containing protein; translation: MTPEQDPNCGRGFLKYLFLVGGASIILLAATFWWGRFTPGDARAARQKFAAERNAALPGQGGRLAPGGQTGPVAVPVAATVPLDTPGTQLDPLPNGSTGTPTRFAAVSRLLLPSVVNVSATNVRGAEINPAPANGTRDTPPPGPGGTSPAPTPPQSPALQYADPFSGVTTESIGSGVVVTADGYILSNYHVVEKSKHVFVTVFNAQGSSQVVPAEIVTLDARRDLSLLKVDIETPLQPAAFGDSSRINVGDPVIAIGSPFGLDQTVSQGIISGKRKAINIGGVMHRGLIQTDAAINRGNSGGPLVDGTGYVIGINTAIYTTTNAFAGVGFAVPSNTAREFLEETLQLPTITPNLGRFIGLGGGTHVAARPPPPILANAAPPHEDRGPCANCHQILPAPPGALPAAFNQPGPPGADGGWHRNRADAWYMFDPSGAVGLNPAMVNSAGAQNGMKMASPPASAVAPGTGTSAPPEDEALAGQQINTLFGMTVTLLDAQKAGQQNISLPKGAMIETVSPGSLAAQAGLQPGDVIHKVEGRWVENLSVLAKRLLNSNPGDEVRLAVANGGQRRPVYMRIPPRDTMINLGNQAQAQAQAQAVALTGLTAPVGPGQWGQATQPMQAQPMLDITPVLTPGNGPAAPGNKPARTPAKPPVPAEFEWMGMEMAPTKPGVQGARGGSISEVTAGSPAARAGLHVGDVILAINGIPVPDGAALDQAIKAAAGRQWTLLEVERNGTRMFSKIQ
- a CDS encoding rod shape-determining protein encodes the protein MQAQKNSDKQLFVGIDLGTSRTSVMSRRGVKTMVRSVVGYPKDIIGVKILNSTVVIGQEALDNHPYLSLHFPLADGVLKETSEKDEQAARELLRHVVNCAEPQADERVFGVLGVPARASLFNKSQLLKITEETMAMAMVVSEPFMVAYGLDKLNNSLIIDIGAGTTDICAMKGTVPSHSDQVTLLKGGNYVDEVFSHAVAESYPDVQMTRFLAQKIKDKYGFVGEPTQEVVVSLRSNGKPLLHDVTRELRFACETIIPDILESLETLVAGFDPEDQAEALNNIILAGGGCNMIGLDVALAEGLKDYGKVHVTRVADPDFAGAAGALKLATELPTEYWNQVGDVIGG
- the mamM gene encoding magnetosome biogenesis CDF transporter MamM, with the translated sequence MRYSKCVVCNEMVGWAGLLVNLVLSVLKLFIGVLSGSHALVAGSLYSGKDVVTSVLIIVGLKVSKKPLDEKHPFGHGKVEFLFSLAVGMVMILTTAWLLFNVATVLLEGDHRPPHLIALWVAVLSILVNLFFLGYSRCVAFEINSPIVRTLSKHHHSDIVSSGAIAFGIIGSHYLGLPWLDSLVAVGEAVDLLKLGGEVFWDAYQGLMDIAGPKNVEDDIRRRANSIKGVVLVQTLRSRRVGQELYVSMVIGVDPEMEIGQAKQVAKRVEEEITESIPHLGDINVHFSSPPGSVPEFREIKKEMDHLATLVKTGVIQDLPAEP
- a CDS encoding LapA family protein, with protein sequence MFRMILTLLVTLFLLIFSSQNMHEVTVRFVFGEPVEMPLIVAIAGAFILGFAVAVFTFLVRTGTRGKGDDGSF